A segment of the Cohnella algarum genome:
CGGCCAATTTCGCGTTCGCCTGATCGAACCGGCGAACGGCGTCTTCCTCCCGGTTGAACGCCTTGACCGCCAGCATCCCGGAGACGGTCTCCTCGATATGCCCGTTCAAGGCGCCAAGCTGCGCCTGCTGTTCTTTAAACAGGATCTTCGTCCGTTTGGCGATCGTCCCGGCAAGCAAAAAAACGAGCGGCACGGTAACGAGCGTCGCGAGCGTCAGGAGCGGGCTGAGCGCCAGCATCATGACGAGAGACCCGGCGATCGCGAAGACGCCGGACATGAGCTGCGCGGTCGTTTGGGAAACGGTCGTGCTCACGTTGTCGATGTCGTTGGACAGCCGGCTCATCACTTCGCCGTGGCTGCGGGTATCGAAAAAGGCGAGCGGCAGCTTGTGCATTTTGGCAAAGAGAGCGCCCCGCAGCCGTTCCACGACCCGCTGGGAAACGCCGGACATCAGCCAGCCCTGAAGAAAAGAGAATCCGGCATCCGCCACGTAGGAAACGATCAACGCGATCAGCGCCAGATCCAGCAGCCGGAAATCGACGCCTCCCTCTTTCGCGATCGCGTCTACGGCAACGCCGACGAGGTACGGCCCGAGCAGCCCCAGCGCCGAGCCGGACAGCACGAACGCCAGCACGGCCGCCAGCCGTTTCCGCTCGCCGGAGAAATAGCTCCATAGCCGGCCGACCGTCGCTTTGAAGTTTTTCGGTTTTTGCACGGGGCCTCCCCGCAACCCGCCGTGGCCCCTGGGACCGCCAGGGACGGCCGCGTTCGCGGCGGGCGGCTCTCTCCTCCCCGATTCATTCGCCGGAGGCATGGGCGTCCATCTCCTTGTCGATCTGGGAGCGGTAAATTTCCCGATAGATCCGATTTTGCGCAAGCAGTTCGGCGTGCGTGCCGATGCCGGCGATTTCCCCGTTTTCCAAGACGACGATCCGGTCCGCGTCCATGACGGAGGCGATTCGCTGGGCGATGACGAGACAGGCGACGCTCTTCGAATACGCCCGCAAAGCCTCCTTAAGCCGCTCTTCCGTCGCCGCGTCGAGCGCGCTCGTGCAATCGTCCAATATTAAAATATCCGGCTTGCGGACGAGCGCCCTCGCGATCGAGATCCGCTGCTTCTGGCCGCCCGACAGGTTGACGCCGCCTTGGCCGAGACGGGTCCGGTAGCCGTCGGGGGTTCCGACGATGAAATCGTGCGCTTGCGCGATCCGCGCCGCAGCTGCGACTTCTTCCATGGACGCCTTGTCGTTGCCGAACCGGATATTGTCCAGAATCGTCCCCGAAAAAAGGACGGTCCGCTGCGGCACGATCGCCACCTTTTCCCGAATCAGCCTGGGATCGAGCTCCTTGACGTCGACGCCGCCCAGCCTTACTGCCCCTTCCGCCGCATCGTAAAAACGCGGAATCAAATGAACGAGCGTCGTCTTGCCGGCGCCGGTGGAACCGATGATGCCCACGGTTTCGCCGGGCGAGCACGCAAGCGATACGTTTTTCAGAACGGGCTCGCCGTCATTTTCGCCATAATGAAAGCTGACGCCGTCGAATTCGACCTTCCCCATTCCGTCCTTCGGCCGCTTGCCTTCCCGCCATTTCATCGGGTTGGACTCGGCCAGCACTTCGCCAATGCGGGACGCGGAAGCTTTCGCGCGCACGAACATCGTGAACACCATCGAAATCATCATCAGCGAAAACAAAATTTGCGTCATGTAGTTGACGAAAGCGACGATATGCCCGACTTGCATGCCGCCTTCGCCCACGCCGACTCCCCCGAGCCAAATGACCGCGACGATGCCGAAGTTGACCGTCAGCGCGATAAGCGGATTGAATACCGCCATCGTTCGCAGAGCCGTTTCCGATTTCCGGCGATAGTCGGCGTTGACGCCGCCGAATTTCTCCGACTCGTAGCCGAAACGGTTGAACGCCTTCACGACCCGGACGCCGGCCAAATATTCCCGCATCATGCCGTTCAGACGGTCCAGAGCTCCTTGAACCTTCGCGAACAGAGGAAAGCCGACCTTTAAATTCACCGCGATCAAAAGGCCGACGACAGGCACGACGACCGCGAACACCCAGGACAGCGACGGGCTGAGCCGGACGGCCATGATCAGACTGCCGATTCCGAGAATCGGGGCTTTGGCGAAAATCCGCATCATGCCATTGGCGAAATTTTGCACCTGCGTCATATCGTTCGTCAGCCTTGTCACGAGCGAAGCTTTGTCGAAGCGATCGAGATCGGAAAATGAAAGCGTTTGAATTTTGCGAAACAAATCGCCGCGCAGCTCCGCCGAAAACCGCTGGGACACGTGGCTCGCCACGATGTTGCGTCCCGAAGCGAAAACGGCTCCCGCCGCCGTGACGAGAAGCATCCATCCGCCCAGCCGCAGAACGGCGCCCATGTCCCGGTTCGCGACGCCTTCGTCGATTACCCGGGAAATGAGGGCGGGCTGCAGCAGGTCGCACAGCGCCTCGCAAGAGACGAACAGCAGGGCGAGGCTGAACGGCTTGCCGTATTTGCGTATGTATTTTGCCAAAAAAACCATGCGATCGTCTCCTCACACGGAAAATGCGCGCCTAACGATCAGTATACATCCGCGGGCGGAAGCCGGACAATCCGCATCGGCCGCGCTTGGAAGTTTCTTCGTTATTCCGTCGCCCGGAGAGGCATGGCGCGCATCGCCGCTCAAAGCGGCCGCTCCCTGCTCGCGCGATAAGAACCGCATGCCCGTACGAAACGGCGGGCTATGTCCGGATTGGACGCGAAATGCAGATGCGTATATCCCGCGACCAGCTGGGGCAGCCGATAGCCTTCGCGCTTCGTTCCGCGCATCCCCGTCGTTTCGTAGGCGTAGGGGAGCTCCCGCTCCGCCGGCGCCTCGTAGACGGAATAGTGGAACTCGTGACCTCGCGCCCGCTCGTTGGGCGCAAGCAGGAAATTCCCTTGCGAGCCGGCTGCCTCGCGGTAGCCGAGCGCCGCAAGCCGGGGCTGCATTCGAACCCGTCCGGGAACGACGCCGACCATCGGGTATCGTTCGCCTCTCGTATTTTCGATGCTTTCCGTCAGGAACATATAGCCCCCGCATTCCGCCAGCGTCGGAAGGCCGCCTTCGATCCGGGCGCGGATCGATTCCTTCGCCGCATGCCGCTCGGCCAGTTGCGCCGCGAATTCCTCCGGAAAGCCGCCTCCGATGTAAAGTCCGTCGGCCTCTTCCGGCACGCCCTCTCCCGCGAGCGGCGAAAAATAAACGAGCCTGGCTCCGAAGCGCTCCAGCAGCTCGAGATTTTCCGGGTAGTAAAAATGAAAAGCCGAATCCAAAGCGATC
Coding sequences within it:
- a CDS encoding ABC transporter ATP-binding protein, translating into MVFLAKYIRKYGKPFSLALLFVSCEALCDLLQPALISRVIDEGVANRDMGAVLRLGGWMLLVTAAGAVFASGRNIVASHVSQRFSAELRGDLFRKIQTLSFSDLDRFDKASLVTRLTNDMTQVQNFANGMMRIFAKAPILGIGSLIMAVRLSPSLSWVFAVVVPVVGLLIAVNLKVGFPLFAKVQGALDRLNGMMREYLAGVRVVKAFNRFGYESEKFGGVNADYRRKSETALRTMAVFNPLIALTVNFGIVAVIWLGGVGVGEGGMQVGHIVAFVNYMTQILFSLMMISMVFTMFVRAKASASRIGEVLAESNPMKWREGKRPKDGMGKVEFDGVSFHYGENDGEPVLKNVSLACSPGETVGIIGSTGAGKTTLVHLIPRFYDAAEGAVRLGGVDVKELDPRLIREKVAIVPQRTVLFSGTILDNIRFGNDKASMEEVAAAARIAQAHDFIVGTPDGYRTRLGQGGVNLSGGQKQRISIARALVRKPDILILDDCTSALDAATEERLKEALRAYSKSVACLVIAQRIASVMDADRIVVLENGEIAGIGTHAELLAQNRIYREIYRSQIDKEMDAHASGE